A genomic window from Gymnodinialimonas ceratoperidinii includes:
- a CDS encoding M16 family metallopeptidase: MTVELHTLDNGLRIVTEHMPGLESTALGIWVSAGGRHERVEQNGIAHFLEHMAFKGTARRSALQIAEEIEDVGGYINAYTSREVTAYYARVLKDDVALALDLIGDIVLNPIFDPREIEVERGVILQEIGQAADTPDDVIFDWLQAAAYPEQPLGRTILGPAERVQAFGRKDFDTFVAENYGPGQLIVSAAGAVDHDEIVRLAEKAFGHLKPVPQALPQPGTFQGGEHRVVKALEQAHFTLALEAPGYRSDDIYTAQIYATALGGGMSSRLFQEIREKRGLCYTIYSQVGSYDDTGLLTIYAGTSGEDLPELVGLTIDELKRSADTMTEAELARARAQMKAGLLMGLESPSARAERLARLVAIWNRVPPLEESVARIDAVTLDGLKEHAGAMGQAGSAMALYGPVDSAPDLATVRERLAA; this comes from the coding sequence GTGACAGTGGAACTTCATACGCTCGACAACGGGTTGCGCATCGTGACCGAACATATGCCGGGGCTGGAATCCACCGCCCTCGGGATCTGGGTGAGCGCCGGGGGGCGCCACGAGCGCGTGGAGCAAAACGGAATCGCGCATTTCCTCGAGCACATGGCGTTCAAGGGCACGGCCCGCCGGTCCGCCCTGCAGATCGCCGAAGAGATCGAGGACGTGGGCGGCTACATCAACGCCTATACCTCGCGTGAGGTGACAGCCTATTACGCGCGCGTCCTGAAGGACGATGTGGCGCTGGCGCTGGACCTGATCGGCGATATCGTCCTCAACCCGATCTTCGACCCGCGCGAGATCGAGGTGGAGCGCGGCGTGATCCTGCAGGAGATCGGGCAGGCCGCCGATACCCCCGACGACGTGATCTTCGACTGGTTGCAGGCCGCTGCCTATCCCGAGCAGCCCCTCGGCCGCACCATCCTCGGCCCGGCCGAGCGGGTGCAGGCCTTTGGCCGCAAGGATTTCGATACCTTCGTGGCGGAAAACTATGGCCCCGGTCAGTTGATCGTCTCGGCGGCCGGCGCCGTCGACCATGACGAGATCGTGCGGCTGGCCGAGAAGGCGTTCGGCCATCTCAAGCCGGTGCCCCAAGCGCTGCCGCAGCCCGGCACGTTTCAGGGGGGCGAGCACCGCGTCGTCAAGGCGCTGGAGCAGGCGCATTTCACGCTCGCGCTCGAGGCGCCGGGCTACCGCTCCGACGATATCTACACGGCGCAGATCTACGCGACTGCGCTCGGCGGCGGCATGTCCTCGCGCCTGTTTCAGGAGATCCGCGAGAAACGGGGCCTTTGCTATACGATTTATTCACAAGTCGGCAGCTACGATGACACCGGCCTGCTGACGATCTACGCGGGCACCTCGGGGGAGGATCTGCCGGAGCTTGTCGGTCTCACGATTGATGAGCTGAAGCGCTCTGCCGACACGATGACAGAGGCTGAGCTGGCACGCGCGCGCGCGCAGATGAAGGCGGGCCTGTTGATGGGGCTGGAAAGCCCCTCCGCACGGGCCGAGCGATTGGCGCGGCTGGTGGCGATCTGGAACCGTGTCCCGCCGCTCGAGGAATCCGTGGCGCGGATTGATGCGGTCACGCTCGACGGGTTGAAGGAACATGCGGGTGCGATGGGGCAGGCGGGCTCGGCCATGGCGCTTTACGGACCGGTCGACAGCGCCCCTGATCTCGCCACGGTGAGGGAGCGTCTGGCTGCCTGA
- a CDS encoding GNAT family N-acetyltransferase: protein MLALKRNLRLETERLTLRLPRHADFRPWAALRHQSRDFLVPWEPVWADDHLTRKSFTARVYWAQRSVNQGSAVPLFITRRADDALLGAITLDNVRRGPAQSATLGYWIGLPFIRQGYMREAIGAMSHYAFRSLDLSRLEAACLPENAASRGVLEKSGFKYEGVAQSYLQINGRWRNHVLYANLRHDRRGRTEVG from the coding sequence ATGCTCGCGCTCAAACGCAACCTGCGCCTGGAAACGGAGCGTTTGACGCTACGCCTTCCGCGCCATGCGGACTTCCGGCCGTGGGCGGCGTTGCGGCATCAGTCGCGGGATTTCCTCGTCCCGTGGGAGCCGGTCTGGGCTGACGATCACCTGACCCGCAAGAGCTTCACGGCCCGCGTCTACTGGGCGCAGCGCTCGGTCAACCAAGGCTCTGCCGTGCCACTCTTCATCACGCGCCGCGCCGATGATGCGCTTCTGGGGGCCATCACCCTCGACAACGTGCGCCGTGGCCCGGCGCAATCGGCAACCCTCGGCTATTGGATCGGCCTGCCGTTCATCCGCCAGGGCTACATGCGCGAAGCCATCGGCGCGATGTCCCACTACGCCTTCCGCTCGCTCGATCTCAGCCGGCTCGAAGCCGCCTGCTTGCCGGAAAACGCCGCCTCGCGCGGGGTGCTGGAGAAATCCGGCTTCAAATACGAGGGCGTCGCCCAAAGCTATCTCCAGATCAACGGCCGCTGGCGCAACCACGTGCTCTACGCCAATCTGCGCCACGACCGACGCGGACGCACCGAAGTCGGGTGA
- a CDS encoding FAD-binding oxidoreductase codes for MTCLSRLTAEMPHVLRDVEDRYLEEPRGHWRGQALAVAAPTTTQEVAQILRIANDTQTPIIPYSGGTGLVGGQVMETGNPPILLTMERMTAVRAMDAQAGTMVVEAGAILENVHGVAEAEGWIFPLALASQGSARIGGLLATNAGGVNVIRYGNARDLVLGIEAVLADGTVINGLSALRKNNMGYDLRHLLIGSEGTLGVITAATLRLFPTPSATGAGLMTVPSPQAALDLLRLAQSRIGEGVSAFELINKTGFDFLAEVGPDLRIPFDEPPEWSCLIDLGLSHGTPADALESLFEEAFEAGIVTDGVVAQSEAQRKEMWAVRENIPEANRRIGSVSSHDIAVPVARLPAFIAEAPKRLAEINDFRINCFGHLGDGNLHYNVFRPKGEARDAFAGYRSAVKTCVHELVHEFGGSVSAEHGIGRMKVADLERFGDPGKLSAMRLIKRALDPQNILNPGAVLRADP; via the coding sequence ATGACATGTCTTTCCCGTTTGACCGCTGAAATGCCTCACGTCCTGCGCGACGTGGAGGATCGGTATCTTGAAGAGCCGCGCGGACATTGGCGCGGGCAGGCGCTCGCCGTCGCGGCCCCGACGACGACGCAGGAGGTCGCGCAGATCCTGCGCATCGCGAACGACACGCAGACCCCGATCATCCCGTATTCCGGCGGCACCGGATTGGTGGGCGGGCAGGTCATGGAGACCGGTAACCCCCCGATTCTATTGACGATGGAGCGGATGACAGCCGTGCGCGCCATGGATGCTCAGGCCGGTACCATGGTGGTCGAGGCCGGCGCGATTCTCGAGAATGTCCATGGCGTGGCCGAAGCCGAGGGCTGGATCTTCCCGCTTGCCCTGGCCTCCCAGGGCTCGGCCCGGATCGGCGGGCTGCTCGCCACCAACGCGGGCGGCGTCAACGTGATCCGCTATGGCAACGCCCGCGATCTCGTATTGGGGATCGAGGCGGTTCTGGCTGATGGCACTGTGATCAACGGCCTTTCGGCGCTCCGCAAGAACAACATGGGCTATGATCTGCGCCATCTGCTGATCGGCTCCGAAGGCACGCTCGGCGTCATCACCGCCGCAACTTTGCGATTGTTTCCAACGCCTTCCGCCACCGGAGCGGGCCTGATGACCGTCCCCTCGCCGCAGGCCGCGCTGGATCTCCTGCGTCTGGCCCAGTCCCGGATCGGAGAGGGGGTCTCGGCCTTTGAATTGATCAACAAGACCGGTTTCGACTTTCTGGCAGAGGTCGGCCCCGACCTGCGCATTCCCTTCGACGAGCCGCCGGAATGGAGTTGCCTGATCGACCTCGGGCTGTCCCATGGGACGCCGGCGGACGCCTTGGAGAGCCTGTTCGAAGAAGCTTTCGAGGCTGGCATCGTGACCGACGGCGTCGTCGCGCAATCCGAGGCGCAGCGCAAGGAGATGTGGGCGGTCCGCGAAAACATCCCCGAGGCAAACCGCCGGATCGGCTCTGTCTCGTCCCACGACATCGCGGTGCCGGTGGCCCGTTTGCCGGCGTTCATCGCCGAGGCACCGAAGCGGCTGGCCGAAATAAATGACTTCAGGATCAACTGCTTCGGCCATCTGGGCGACGGCAACCTGCACTACAACGTGTTCCGGCCGAAGGGCGAGGCGCGCGACGCCTTCGCGGGCTATCGCTCAGCGGTCAAGACCTGCGTGCACGAGTTGGTGCACGAGTTCGGCGGCTCGGTTTCCGCCGAGCACGGCATCGGTCGCATGAAAGTCGCCGATCTGGAGCGGTTCGGCGATCCCGGCAAGTTGAGCGCGATGCGCCTGATCAAGCGCGCGCTCGACCCGCAGAACATCCTCAACCCCGGCGCGGTGCTGCGGGCCGACCCCTGA
- the metG gene encoding methionine--tRNA ligase, translating into MSSTTSSRTLITSAIPYINGIKHLGNLVGSQLPADLYARYLRARGQEVLFLCATDEHGTPAELAAAKAGKPVAEFCAEMHAVQSRIAEGFGLSFDHFGRSSSPQNHALTQHFAGKLADAGLIAEVEEKQVYSHADGRFLPDRYIEGTCPNCGYDKARGDQCENCTKQLDPTDLIEPRSAVSGSTDLEVRETKHLYLRQSELRGQLSDWISSKTDWPVLTTSIAKKWLNDGDGLQDRGITRDLDWGVPVKRGDDEWPGMEGKVFYVWFDAPIEYIACAAEAVEEGKISDWERWWRVDKGADDVRYVQFMGKDNVPFHTLSFPATILGSGEPWKLVDYIKSFNYLNYDGGQFSTSQGRGVFMDQALEILPSDYWRWWLLSHAPETSDAEFTWETFQQDVNKDLADVLGNFVSRITKFCRSKFGETVPEGGEYGAQELALIADLEKRLTAYQSNMDAIDVRKAAAELRAIWVAGNEYLQSAAPWTAFKTDPERAAAVTRFALNLIPFYAGLSSPFIPNAARAMAEGMNVDVAWPDSAEAALSALPAGHAFTVPEVLFAKIADEQREEWAERFSGQRD; encoded by the coding sequence ATGTCCAGCACCACCTCCTCCCGTACGCTCATCACCAGTGCCATTCCCTATATCAACGGGATCAAGCACCTGGGCAATCTCGTGGGCTCGCAGTTACCCGCCGACCTCTACGCCCGCTACCTGCGCGCGCGGGGTCAGGAGGTTCTGTTCCTCTGCGCCACCGATGAGCACGGCACGCCGGCAGAGCTTGCCGCAGCCAAGGCGGGCAAGCCGGTTGCCGAGTTCTGCGCCGAGATGCATGCGGTGCAATCCCGGATCGCGGAGGGCTTCGGCCTGTCCTTCGATCACTTTGGCCGATCGTCCTCTCCCCAGAACCACGCGTTGACGCAGCATTTCGCCGGCAAGCTGGCGGATGCCGGCCTGATCGCCGAGGTGGAAGAGAAACAGGTCTATTCCCACGCCGACGGACGCTTCCTACCCGACCGCTATATCGAGGGCACCTGCCCCAACTGCGGCTACGACAAAGCGCGGGGTGATCAGTGCGAGAACTGCACCAAGCAGCTAGACCCGACCGACCTGATCGAGCCCCGGTCCGCCGTTTCAGGCTCCACCGATCTGGAGGTCCGCGAGACCAAACACCTCTACCTACGCCAATCGGAGCTGCGCGGACAGCTGAGCGATTGGATTTCTTCAAAAACCGACTGGCCCGTTCTTACCACGTCGATTGCGAAGAAATGGTTAAACGACGGCGACGGGTTGCAAGACCGTGGCATCACTCGCGACCTCGATTGGGGCGTGCCGGTCAAGCGGGGTGACGACGAATGGCCGGGCATGGAAGGCAAGGTCTTCTACGTCTGGTTCGACGCGCCGATCGAGTATATCGCCTGCGCCGCCGAGGCTGTGGAGGAAGGCAAGATTTCTGATTGGGAACGTTGGTGGCGTGTGGATAAAGGCGCCGATGATGTTCGATATGTGCAATTCATGGGCAAGGACAATGTGCCGTTTCACACGCTCTCCTTCCCGGCGACGATCCTCGGGTCGGGCGAGCCGTGGAAGCTGGTCGATTACATCAAATCCTTCAACTACCTGAACTACGACGGTGGCCAATTCAGCACCTCGCAGGGGCGCGGCGTCTTCATGGATCAGGCGCTCGAGATCCTGCCGTCGGACTACTGGCGCTGGTGGCTTCTGTCCCATGCCCCCGAGACCTCCGATGCGGAGTTCACCTGGGAGACCTTCCAGCAAGACGTGAACAAGGACCTTGCGGACGTGCTCGGCAATTTTGTCAGCCGGATCACCAAGTTCTGCCGCTCCAAGTTCGGCGAGACGGTGCCGGAAGGCGGCGAATATGGCGCGCAGGAATTGGCGCTGATCGCCGATCTGGAAAAGCGCCTTACCGCCTACCAAAGCAACATGGACGCCATCGACGTGCGCAAGGCGGCGGCTGAATTGCGGGCGATCTGGGTTGCCGGAAACGAGTACCTGCAGTCCGCGGCGCCCTGGACCGCCTTCAAGACAGACCCGGAGCGCGCCGCGGCGGTGACCCGTTTCGCGCTGAACCTCATCCCCTTCTACGCCGGCCTGTCCTCGCCCTTCATCCCGAACGCCGCGCGCGCCATGGCGGAGGGCATGAACGTCGACGTCGCTTGGCCGGACAGCGCGGAAGCGGCGCTGTCCGCCCTGCCCGCGGGTCACGCCTTCACGGTGCCGGAGGTGCTGTTTGCGAAGATCGCGGACGAGCAGCGCGAGGAATGGGCGGAGCGTTTCTCGGGCCAACGCGACTGA
- a CDS encoding MFS transporter — MRLLISFAALFLSVILLQFSSSGVGPLDVLSGTALGFTNGHIGLLGSAHFLGFFIGCWWSPRLMGAVGHSRAFAVFTAMGAIGLMAHMMILNPYAWAMMRVAIGLCIAGCFTVIEAWLQAKATNENRGRTMAIYRMVDTTGQLVAQFMIGVLAPASYVSYNLLAILCCAALLPLTMTRLKQPVSHGTSRLRPSLAWSLSPLAVSGVVVAGVSSASLRMTGPLYGQQVGLVAGDIGLFLAAFVLGGALAQWPAGLLADRYDRRWVLIGFSAASILACAVTIAVPGLGPVGIFGAALLFGATTFPIYSLSAAHAHDWADDSQRIELSAALMFFFATGAIVAPLATSGLITAYGPAALFYFISAAHAGLIVFGLIRVARRGASEVRKPYVWIPRTSFQVGRIFRRNSDK, encoded by the coding sequence ATGCGCCTCCTGATTTCCTTCGCAGCCCTATTCCTTTCGGTCATTCTTCTACAATTTTCCTCGAGCGGCGTGGGCCCCTTGGACGTGCTGTCCGGCACCGCGCTCGGCTTCACCAACGGCCATATCGGCCTGTTGGGCTCGGCGCATTTTCTGGGGTTCTTCATCGGCTGCTGGTGGTCGCCCCGCCTGATGGGCGCGGTCGGCCATTCGCGCGCCTTCGCCGTTTTCACCGCCATGGGCGCGATCGGCCTGATGGCGCATATGATGATCCTGAACCCCTACGCCTGGGCGATGATGCGGGTGGCGATCGGGCTGTGCATCGCCGGCTGTTTCACGGTGATCGAGGCGTGGTTGCAGGCCAAGGCCACGAACGAGAACCGGGGCCGCACGATGGCGATCTACCGGATGGTCGACACCACGGGGCAGCTGGTGGCGCAATTCATGATCGGGGTGCTCGCGCCGGCGTCCTATGTCTCCTACAACCTGTTGGCGATCCTGTGCTGTGCGGCCCTCCTGCCGTTGACCATGACGCGGTTGAAGCAGCCCGTGAGCCACGGCACCTCGCGCCTGCGACCCTCCCTGGCGTGGTCCCTCTCGCCGCTGGCGGTCAGCGGCGTGGTGGTGGCGGGGGTCTCCTCGGCCTCGTTGCGGATGACCGGCCCGCTTTACGGCCAGCAGGTCGGGCTGGTCGCGGGCGATATCGGCCTTTTCCTCGCGGCCTTCGTTCTGGGCGGCGCCTTGGCGCAATGGCCGGCGGGGCTTCTGGCGGACCGCTATGACCGCCGATGGGTCCTGATCGGCTTCTCGGCCGCGTCTATCCTGGCTTGCGCCGTGACCATCGCGGTGCCGGGGCTCGGGCCGGTGGGAATCTTCGGCGCGGCCCTGCTGTTCGGAGCCACGACCTTCCCAATCTATTCGCTTTCGGCCGCCCACGCCCATGACTGGGCCGACGACAGCCAACGCATCGAGCTCTCGGCCGCGCTGATGTTCTTCTTTGCCACTGGCGCGATCGTGGCGCCCCTGGCGACCTCTGGCCTGATTACCGCCTACGGCCCGGCGGCGTTGTTCTACTTCATCTCGGCCGCCCATGCGGGGTTGATCGTCTTCGGCCTGATCCGGGTGGCGCGGCGCGGCGCGTCGGAGGTCCGCAAGCCTTACGTCTGGATCCCGCGCACCTCGTTCCAGGTCGGGCGCATCTTCCGGCGCAACAGCGACAAATAG
- a CDS encoding ImuA family protein, with translation MDITKLSRQSHRHDRPGLRLLNHFDLPGGRAHEFCGHGRRRLALWLAAADKQTDMASQILWIRPEWHPDRLHMAGVRHEIDPGRLMFVECCRPGDLLWCMEEALRSGLTRLVVLDLPEPPGLTPVRRLHLAAEAGFEKTGRAPLGVILTPGDGGAAGVESRWQLSPAHGAETDSWRLCRLRARTAPVAEWAVTRAGRGRPVVQMPAPEPGLEPA, from the coding sequence ATGGATATCACCAAGCTCTCTCGTCAATCTCATCGCCATGACCGGCCCGGTCTGCGCCTTCTGAACCATTTTGACCTGCCCGGCGGGCGGGCCCATGAGTTCTGTGGCCACGGGCGCCGGCGGCTGGCCCTGTGGCTTGCGGCGGCCGACAAGCAGACAGATATGGCGAGCCAGATCCTGTGGATCAGGCCCGAGTGGCACCCCGATCGCCTGCATATGGCGGGGGTGCGCCACGAGATCGACCCCGGTCGGCTGATGTTCGTGGAATGCTGTCGCCCCGGTGATCTGCTGTGGTGCATGGAAGAGGCGCTGCGCAGCGGGCTGACGCGCCTTGTGGTGCTGGACCTGCCCGAACCGCCCGGGCTGACCCCGGTCCGGCGCCTGCATCTGGCGGCCGAGGCGGGGTTCGAGAAGACGGGCCGCGCGCCCCTTGGGGTGATCCTGACACCGGGAGACGGCGGCGCGGCGGGGGTGGAAAGCCGTTGGCAACTGAGCCCCGCCCACGGGGCAGAGACCGACAGCTGGCGCCTCTGCCGCCTGCGCGCGCGTACCGCGCCGGTGGCCGAATGGGCGGTGACCCGAGCCGGGCGCGGCCGCCCCGTGGTGCAGATGCCCGCGCCGGAACCCGGGCTGGAACCCGCGTGA
- a CDS encoding aldo/keto reductase: protein MRTIPLGSTDETITDFCLGTMTWSTQTPESDAHRQIDMALEAGIDIIDTAEMYPVNPVRAETVGNTEKTIGKWIAANPGRRAEFKLATKHSGLNESFVRPGQSITAETFSKTLDKSLARLQTDYVDIYQLHWPNRGSYMFRQNWTYEPKGDRDEIIADMHAILEAAEAARKAGKIKHFALSNETAWGTAQWLRLAEDHGLPRVQTVQNEYSLLCRAYDTDMAELAYHEKVTLLAFSPLATGLLTGKYSGGAVPEGSRQTLSPGLGGRMTDRALIAADAYVAVAQKHGLDPVHMALAFTVQRPFSVSTIFGATTSEQLAHILAGKDVVLSQEVMDDLNETHRQHPMPY from the coding sequence ATGCGCACGATCCCCTTAGGCTCGACTGACGAGACCATTACCGATTTCTGCCTCGGCACCATGACATGGAGCACCCAGACCCCTGAATCCGACGCTCATCGGCAGATCGACATGGCGCTGGAGGCGGGAATCGACATCATCGACACCGCCGAGATGTACCCGGTCAACCCGGTCCGGGCCGAGACGGTCGGCAACACCGAAAAGACCATCGGCAAGTGGATCGCCGCCAATCCGGGCCGCCGGGCGGAATTCAAGCTCGCCACCAAGCACTCCGGCCTGAACGAGAGCTTCGTGCGTCCCGGCCAGTCAATCACCGCCGAGACCTTCTCCAAGACGCTGGACAAGTCGCTGGCGCGGCTGCAGACCGATTACGTCGACATCTACCAACTCCACTGGCCCAACCGCGGCAGCTACATGTTCCGGCAGAACTGGACTTACGAACCGAAGGGCGACCGGGACGAGATCATCGCCGATATGCATGCGATCCTCGAGGCTGCCGAGGCAGCGCGAAAAGCCGGCAAGATCAAGCATTTCGCGCTGTCGAACGAGACGGCATGGGGCACGGCCCAATGGCTGCGGCTGGCCGAGGACCACGGCTTGCCGAGGGTCCAGACAGTGCAGAACGAATACTCGCTGCTCTGCCGCGCCTATGACACCGACATGGCCGAGCTGGCCTACCACGAGAAGGTGACGCTTCTGGCGTTCTCGCCGCTGGCCACCGGGCTTCTCACCGGCAAATACAGCGGCGGCGCGGTGCCCGAGGGCTCTCGCCAGACGTTGTCGCCGGGTCTGGGCGGGCGCATGACCGACCGCGCGCTGATCGCGGCGGATGCCTATGTGGCGGTCGCGCAGAAGCACGGCCTCGACCCCGTCCACATGGCGCTGGCCTTCACCGTGCAGCGGCCGTTCTCCGTCTCGACGATCTTCGGCGCCACGACCTCCGAGCAGCTCGCCCATATTCTCGCGGGCAAGGACGTTGTGCTTTCGCAAGAGGTCATGGATGATCTGAACGAGACCCATCGCCAGCATCCCATGCCTTATTGA
- a CDS encoding thioesterase family protein yields the protein MPRILIFGDSNSHGTVPISWLGQSDRFASGVPWPDVLADRTGMTVIAEGLPGRTTVHDDPIDGGARNGAAVLPALLLSHTPLDAVVIMLGTNDLKPRFATSAFDIAKSVERLVTITRSLTPAAKVLIVAPAPVSETGVLADAFAGAEARQRGLAAHLAAAATRVGAAFAEAGDYAQVSPIDGVHLDEANHRALGEGLAAHVTALLSAPPKARADRPAPDPTAPTAPKTLARAVPPEWVDYNNHMNEAFYLTAFSDAADQLLDWAGMDAGCVQAGASVFTVETHIRHLGEVNIGDPLRVTTRVIEGGGPKLHLWHELHVESRLCATAEQLLLHMDLSTRRPAPPPEAVGTWLAQAKAAHAPMPLPEGFQRHVGQART from the coding sequence ATGCCCCGCATCCTGATTTTCGGTGACAGCAATTCCCACGGCACTGTGCCGATCTCCTGGCTCGGGCAGTCCGACCGTTTTGCGTCGGGCGTGCCTTGGCCCGATGTGCTGGCGGACCGGACCGGGATGACGGTCATTGCCGAAGGGTTGCCGGGCCGCACCACGGTCCATGACGATCCGATCGACGGCGGGGCACGTAACGGGGCGGCGGTCCTGCCGGCGCTCTTGCTCAGCCACACGCCGCTGGACGCGGTGGTGATCATGTTGGGCACCAATGACCTCAAGCCGCGCTTCGCCACCTCCGCCTTCGATATCGCCAAGTCGGTGGAGCGTCTGGTCACGATCACCCGTTCCCTGACGCCCGCGGCCAAGGTGCTGATCGTCGCCCCCGCGCCGGTCTCCGAGACCGGCGTTCTGGCCGATGCCTTTGCCGGGGCCGAGGCGCGGCAGCGCGGGCTGGCGGCGCATCTCGCCGCCGCGGCCACGCGCGTCGGCGCGGCCTTCGCGGAAGCGGGCGATTACGCGCAGGTCTCTCCCATCGACGGCGTGCATCTGGACGAAGCCAACCACCGCGCCTTGGGCGAGGGGCTGGCCGCCCACGTCACCGCGCTCCTCTCCGCACCGCCCAAGGCCCGCGCCGACAGGCCCGCCCCCGATCCGACCGCGCCCACCGCGCCCAAGACCCTCGCCCGCGCCGTGCCGCCGGAGTGGGTCGACTACAACAACCACATGAACGAGGCCTTCTACCTCACCGCCTTCTCCGACGCCGCTGACCAACTGCTGGACTGGGCCGGAATGGACGCCGGCTGCGTGCAGGCCGGCGCCTCGGTCTTCACCGTGGAAACCCACATCCGCCATCTGGGCGAGGTCAACATCGGCGATCCGCTCCGCGTCACCACGCGGGTCATCGAGGGCGGCGGCCCCAAGCTGCATCTCTGGCACGAACTGCACGTTGAAAGCCGCCTCTGCGCCACCGCCGAGCAGCTCCTTTTGCACATGGATCTCAGCACCCGCCGCCCCGCGCCGCCGCCCGAGGCCGTCGGCACATGGCTCGCTCAGGCGAAAGCCGCTCACGCCCCGATGCCGCTGCCCGAAGGCTTCCAGCGCCACGTGGGCCAGGCGCGGACCTAG
- a CDS encoding helix-turn-helix domain-containing protein, which translates to MQNTASRLGRAAAFRERLIAALTTAGMSRAALARAVGVDRSTVTQMLAEEDARIPGGHIVAGCAQALDVSADWLLGLSDRPEQAGKLLATSLSISETGRATTLDDQIFAWQREAEGYKIRHVPATLPDILKTEAVLQWEYAPLTHRRPDQAIDAAAARLDWLALTLSDYEMAMPAHELESFAKAEGYYSGLSAEIRAAQLDWMAEIYDRLYPALRIVLFDARTTFSAPVTVFGPKMAVIYMGRHYLAFRDRDRVRAMTQHFDGLVREAVVPSHQFLETLNALRG; encoded by the coding sequence ATGCAGAATACTGCCAGCAGATTGGGCCGCGCGGCCGCCTTTCGGGAGCGCCTGATTGCCGCGCTGACCACGGCAGGAATGAGCCGGGCGGCGCTGGCGCGCGCGGTGGGGGTGGACCGCTCGACGGTGACGCAGATGTTGGCCGAAGAGGACGCGCGGATACCGGGGGGGCATATCGTGGCGGGCTGCGCGCAGGCGCTGGATGTCTCGGCCGATTGGCTTCTCGGCCTCTCGGACCGGCCCGAGCAGGCGGGGAAGTTGCTGGCCACGAGCCTCTCGATCTCCGAGACCGGGCGAGCGACGACGTTGGACGACCAGATCTTCGCGTGGCAGCGCGAGGCGGAGGGCTACAAGATCCGCCACGTGCCCGCGACGCTTCCCGACATCCTGAAGACGGAAGCCGTGTTGCAGTGGGAATATGCGCCGCTGACCCACCGGCGGCCGGACCAGGCGATCGATGCGGCGGCGGCGCGGCTGGATTGGCTGGCCCTGACCTTGAGCGATTACGAAATGGCGATGCCGGCCCACGAGCTGGAGAGCTTCGCGAAGGCCGAGGGGTATTACAGTGGCTTGAGCGCCGAGATCCGGGCGGCGCAGCTGGACTGGATGGCAGAGATCTACGACCGGCTCTACCCGGCGCTACGGATTGTCCTCTTCGACGCGCGCACGACGTTTTCGGCGCCGGTGACGGTCTTCGGGCCTAAGATGGCGGTGATCTACATGGGGCGGCATTACCTCGCCTTCCGCGACCGGGACCGGGTGCGGGCGATGACGCAGCATTTCGACGGGTTGGTGCGCGAGGCGGTGGTGCCCTCGCATCAGTTTCTCGAGACGCTGAACGCGCTGCGCGGCTAG
- a CDS encoding fatty acid desaturase, which produces MQTRWPTFALISACYATWLAVLFLVPWVGAAILLLIPLIALQSSLQHEVMHGHPFASRRASEALVIGSLNLAIPYLRFRDTHLAHHRDASLTDPYDDPESNYLDPRRFARLPRALQGILRANNTLAGRMLLGPLLGQVSFMLSDARAFRTGQPGVARAWAIHALVSAAIVALVIASPTPLWAYAIACYGALSLLKIRTFLEHQAHARARGRTVIIEDRGPLAFLFLNNNFHVVHHMHPRVPWYRLPRLYAANRQKYLRCNDGYRYANYAQIFRQHLWRAKDPVTHPLYPQE; this is translated from the coding sequence ATGCAGACACGTTGGCCCACATTTGCCCTGATTTCAGCCTGTTACGCGACATGGCTCGCCGTCTTGTTCCTCGTGCCATGGGTCGGGGCGGCGATCCTCCTGCTGATCCCGCTCATCGCATTGCAATCCTCGCTCCAGCACGAGGTGATGCACGGCCATCCCTTCGCCAGCCGCCGCGCGTCCGAGGCGCTGGTCATCGGCTCCCTCAACCTCGCCATCCCCTACCTGCGCTTCCGCGACACGCACCTGGCCCATCACCGCGACGCGAGCCTGACCGACCCCTATGACGACCCCGAAAGCAATTATCTGGACCCACGCCGCTTCGCCCGACTGCCGCGCGCGCTGCAAGGGATCCTGCGCGCCAACAACACGCTGGCAGGCCGGATGCTGCTGGGCCCGCTCCTCGGACAGGTCAGCTTCATGCTGTCGGACGCGCGCGCCTTCCGCACGGGCCAGCCCGGCGTCGCCCGCGCCTGGGCCATCCACGCCCTTGTCAGTGCTGCAATCGTGGCGCTGGTCATCGCGTCACCCACGCCCCTCTGGGCCTATGCCATCGCCTGCTACGGCGCGCTCTCGCTTTTGAAGATCCGCACCTTTCTTGAACATCAGGCCCATGCCCGCGCGCGCGGCCGCACCGTCATCATCGAGGATCGTGGCCCCCTCGCTTTTCTCTTTCTCAACAACAACTTCCACGTCGTCCACCACATGCACCCGCGCGTGCCCTGGTACCGCCTGCCACGCCTCTACGCGGCCAACCGGCAGAAATATCTGCGCTGCAACGACGGCTACCGTTACGCCAATTACGCGCAGATTTTCCGCCAACACCTCTGGCGCGCCAAAGATCCGGTGACCCACCCGCTCTACCCGCAGGAATAA